Proteins encoded in a region of the Streptomyces sp. NBC_01471 genome:
- a CDS encoding type III polyketide synthase, giving the protein MTRIAAVHGVLAPHRHAQHEITDMVARVCLPDGADRRVLDRLHHSSRVRSRHMTLPLDAYEKLDGFGAANDAFITGATELGATAVRGALHAAGLRPEDVDLLIFTSVTGIATPSIDARLAGRLGLRPDVKRLPLFGLGCAGGAAGLARAHDYLLGHPDQVAVLLSVELCSLTFQRDDSSMANLIATALFGDGAAAVVACGPDRSTGEREPAGPTVVDTRSRLYPDTGHVMGWNITSSGFQVVLDPSVPDVVRRHLAADVTGFLAGHGLKPKDVSAWVCHPGGPKVLEAVTEALGLSGEALGVTWRHLADVGNLSSSSVLHVLRDTLAGDPPAPGTPGLLLAMGPGFCCELVLLRW; this is encoded by the coding sequence ATGACCCGGATCGCAGCCGTCCACGGTGTCCTGGCACCGCATCGCCACGCCCAGCACGAGATCACCGACATGGTGGCCCGCGTCTGTCTGCCCGACGGCGCCGACCGGCGGGTCCTCGACCGGCTGCACCACAGCTCCCGGGTCCGCTCCCGCCACATGACGCTGCCGCTCGACGCGTACGAGAAGCTGGACGGATTCGGGGCCGCCAACGACGCGTTCATCACCGGCGCGACGGAGCTCGGCGCCACGGCGGTCCGGGGCGCGCTGCACGCGGCGGGGCTGCGCCCCGAGGACGTGGACCTGCTGATCTTCACTTCGGTCACCGGAATCGCCACCCCCTCGATCGACGCGCGGCTGGCCGGGCGGCTCGGGCTGCGCCCCGACGTCAAGCGGCTGCCGCTCTTCGGGCTCGGCTGCGCCGGGGGCGCGGCGGGGCTGGCCCGCGCGCACGACTATCTGCTCGGTCATCCGGACCAGGTCGCGGTGCTGCTCTCCGTCGAGCTGTGCTCCCTCACCTTCCAGCGCGACGACAGCTCGATGGCCAATCTGATCGCGACCGCCCTCTTCGGGGACGGCGCCGCCGCGGTCGTGGCCTGCGGTCCGGACCGCTCCACCGGGGAGCGGGAGCCGGCGGGGCCGACCGTCGTGGACACCCGCAGCCGGCTCTACCCCGACACCGGTCACGTCATGGGCTGGAACATCACGAGCTCCGGCTTCCAGGTGGTGCTCGACCCGTCCGTGCCGGATGTGGTCCGCCGTCACCTCGCCGCGGACGTCACGGGTTTCCTCGCCGGTCACGGGCTCAAGCCCAAGGATGTGTCGGCCTGGGTCTGCCATCCGGGCGGGCCCAAGGTGCTGGAGGCCGTGACCGAGGCGCTCGGGCTGTCCGGCGAAGCGCTCGGCGTGACCTGGCGGCACCTCGCCGACGTGGGCAATCTGTCCTCGTCGTCGGTGCTGCACGTGCTGCGCGACACCCTGGCCGGGGACCCCCCGGCGCCGGGGACACCCGGGCTGCTGCTGGCGATGGGCCCGGGCTTCTGCTGCGAACTGGTTCTGCTGCGCTGGTAG
- a CDS encoding isoprenylcysteine carboxyl methyltransferase family protein encodes MIWYVLLVAAVAAERIAELVVARRNERWSMARGATVAGQGHYPAMVALHTGLLAACVAEVSLGGRPFLPALGWPMAAVLVAAQGLRWWCIGTLGPRWNTRVIVVPGLPLVQGGPYRWLRHPNYVAVVAEGVALPLVHTAWITALAFTVLNAVLLTVRIRCENTALAGSWAASGPAGDVTA; translated from the coding sequence ATGATCTGGTACGTGCTGCTGGTGGCCGCTGTCGCCGCCGAGCGCATCGCCGAACTCGTCGTCGCCCGGCGCAATGAGCGCTGGAGCATGGCGCGCGGTGCGACCGTCGCCGGACAGGGCCACTATCCGGCGATGGTCGCACTGCACACCGGGCTGCTCGCGGCGTGCGTGGCCGAGGTCTCGCTGGGCGGCCGGCCGTTCCTGCCCGCGCTGGGATGGCCGATGGCCGCCGTGCTGGTGGCCGCCCAGGGGCTGCGCTGGTGGTGCATCGGGACCCTGGGGCCGCGCTGGAACACCCGGGTGATCGTCGTGCCCGGCCTGCCGCTGGTGCAGGGCGGCCCCTACCGGTGGCTGCGGCACCCGAACTACGTGGCCGTGGTCGCCGAGGGGGTGGCGCTGCCGCTGGTGCACACCGCGTGGATCACCGCGCTGGCGTTCACGGTGCTCAACGCGGTACTGCTGACCGTCCGCATCCGCTGTGAGAACACGGCGCTGGCGGGCTCCTGGGCGGCGTCCGGTCCGGCGGGGGACGTCACGGCGTGA
- a CDS encoding NAD(P)/FAD-dependent oxidoreductase → MIDVLVAGGGPAGLATAVHAALAGLEAVVVEPRTTPVDKACGEGVMPGGAAALRALGVAVSGRELRGIRYLDGRRSAEAAFRGGTGLGIRRTALHSALHERARELGVRMVTGKVGEVRQSAGSVTAAGLTARWLVAADGLHSPLRRGLGLDLPGRSPGRYGLRRHYRCAPWTDFVEVHWSADGEAYVTPVGDELVGVAVLSRSRRGYDAHLAGFPALHAALHGPHASAVRGAGPLRQRARRRVAGRVLLVGDAAGYVDALTGEGIALALATAGAAVRCLAAGRPADYEGAWQRLTRRHRLLTGALLSFSGSPRTAGLVVPAAARMPAAFAAAVHALQ, encoded by the coding sequence GTGATCGACGTACTGGTGGCGGGCGGCGGTCCCGCCGGGCTGGCCACCGCCGTCCATGCCGCGCTGGCCGGTCTGGAGGCCGTCGTCGTGGAGCCCAGGACCACGCCGGTGGACAAGGCCTGCGGCGAGGGGGTCATGCCCGGCGGCGCCGCCGCGCTGCGTGCGCTGGGGGTGGCGGTGAGCGGGCGGGAACTGCGCGGCATCCGCTATCTCGACGGCCGGCGCAGCGCCGAGGCGGCGTTCCGGGGCGGGACCGGACTGGGGATCCGCCGCACGGCGCTGCACTCCGCACTGCACGAGCGCGCCCGCGAGCTGGGCGTACGGATGGTCACGGGCAAGGTCGGCGAAGTACGCCAGAGCGCCGGGAGCGTCACGGCGGCCGGGCTCACCGCGCGCTGGCTGGTGGCCGCCGACGGCCTGCACTCACCGCTGCGCCGGGGTCTCGGGCTCGATCTGCCCGGCCGCTCCCCCGGCCGGTACGGGCTGCGCCGCCACTACCGGTGTGCCCCCTGGACCGACTTCGTGGAGGTGCACTGGTCCGCGGACGGTGAGGCGTATGTGACCCCGGTCGGCGACGAGCTGGTCGGGGTCGCGGTGCTCAGCCGCAGCCGTCGCGGATACGACGCGCACCTGGCCGGGTTCCCGGCGCTCCACGCCGCGCTGCACGGGCCGCACGCGAGCGCCGTACGCGGCGCGGGACCGCTCCGCCAGCGGGCAAGGCGCCGGGTAGCCGGACGGGTGCTGCTCGTCGGGGACGCCGCGGGGTACGTCGATGCCCTCACCGGCGAGGGCATCGCCCTGGCCCTGGCGACCGCCGGAGCGGCCGTGCGCTGTCTGGCCGCCGGCCGGCCCGCCGACTACGAGGGTGCCTGGCAGCGGCTGACCCGGCGTCACCGGCTGCTGACCGGAGCCCTGCTGTCCTTCAGCGGCAGCCCGCGGACCGCGGGTCTCGTCGTGCCCGCGGCCGCCCGGATGCCCGCCGCCTTCGCGGCCGCCGTCCACGCGCTCCAGTAG